One window of the Pyrinomonadaceae bacterium genome contains the following:
- a CDS encoding protein kinase, whose amino-acid sequence MPACKECRADVALDENFCGSCGAPVKTEEPLAESALQSDLAKSIGVGGSTIVPAAEESDAGTGEVAEPEIGATSRGSEGSSRRSKPKALEGGKVLNHRYEIVRRIGGGGMGAVYLAKDRNLGDAPRAVKEMIESHIDETQHEKAIADFKRESLLLTELEHPSIPTVYDYFYDDNSERFYLVMKFIPGADLASRLRATPQGRIDEPTVTEWGIQVADVLHYLHTRPQSIIYRDLKPANLMIDSNNHRIMLIDFGIARWVNKKEKGVTAVGTMGYAPPELFSGRADPRVDIYSLGATMFHLLTGADPQDNPLLIFDFTKNPRPRQINPALSSEIERILLRTVEYKPEHRYQSGAELRDSLAHHLEKLRSGQVSYGAPAYQLGGETMAVSSVFCGFCGGRIAADDVFCAHCGSKQPLAGTDSASLSARTTAKLVVAGTTELDASFLIQKDTNLVGRTDPLSNIFPEIDLSRFDPNTKVSRRHARIWREGGAFMVEDLGSVNGTVINDIIHLEPRQPRALDSGDRLRVGETTLHFLVG is encoded by the coding sequence ATGCCTGCTTGTAAGGAATGCAGAGCGGATGTAGCGCTCGACGAGAACTTTTGCGGCAGTTGCGGCGCGCCGGTAAAGACCGAGGAGCCGCTGGCTGAGAGCGCGCTCCAGTCCGATCTGGCCAAGAGCATCGGTGTGGGCGGCTCGACCATAGTTCCGGCGGCGGAGGAATCCGACGCGGGCACCGGAGAAGTTGCCGAACCTGAGATCGGCGCCACTTCCCGCGGCTCCGAAGGTTCGTCTCGCAGATCAAAACCAAAGGCACTCGAAGGCGGGAAAGTCCTCAATCATCGTTACGAGATCGTGCGGCGCATCGGCGGTGGCGGCATGGGGGCGGTTTACCTCGCCAAAGATCGCAATCTTGGCGACGCGCCACGCGCGGTCAAAGAGATGATCGAGTCCCACATCGACGAGACCCAACACGAAAAAGCGATCGCCGACTTTAAGCGCGAGTCATTGCTGCTGACGGAACTCGAACATCCGTCGATTCCGACTGTTTACGATTACTTCTACGACGATAATTCTGAGCGATTTTATCTCGTGATGAAGTTTATCCCCGGCGCCGACCTGGCTTCACGTCTGCGCGCCACGCCGCAAGGCCGCATCGACGAACCAACCGTCACCGAATGGGGAATTCAAGTCGCTGACGTATTGCATTATCTGCACACGCGGCCGCAGTCAATCATCTATCGCGATCTCAAGCCGGCGAACTTGATGATCGACAGCAACAACCATCGCATCATGCTGATCGATTTCGGTATTGCGCGCTGGGTCAACAAGAAAGAGAAGGGCGTCACGGCGGTGGGCACGATGGGTTACGCGCCGCCGGAGCTATTCAGCGGCCGAGCCGATCCGCGTGTCGATATCTACAGTCTGGGCGCGACCATGTTTCACCTGCTGACTGGCGCCGACCCACAGGACAATCCGCTGCTGATCTTCGATTTCACGAAGAACCCGCGGCCGCGGCAAATTAATCCGGCGCTCTCAAGCGAGATCGAGCGCATCCTGCTGCGCACCGTTGAATACAAGCCGGAGCACCGCTATCAGTCTGGCGCGGAACTGCGCGATTCGTTGGCGCATCACCTGGAGAAGTTGCGATCAGGCCAGGTCAGCTATGGCGCGCCCGCGTATCAGTTGGGCGGCGAGACGATGGCCGTCTCGAGCGTGTTTTGCGGCTTCTGCGGTGGGCGGATTGCGGCCGATGACGTGTTCTGCGCGCACTGCGGATCAAAGCAGCCGCTCGCGGGTACCGATTCAGCCTCGCTGTCCGCGCGCACGACCGCGAAACTGGTGGTCGCCGGCACGACAGAACTGGACGCCTCGTTTCTTATTCAGAAGGACACCAATCTGGTCGGCCGCACCGATCCGCTCTCGAACATCTTTCCGGAAATCGACTTGTCGCGATTCGATCCGAACACAAAAGTTTCGCGTCGCCACGCGCGCATCTGGAGGGAAGGCGGCGCTTTCATGGTCGAAGACCTCGGTTCGGTCAACGGCACCGTCATCAATGATATTATCCACCTTGAACCGCGCCAGCCGCGCGCGCTCGACAGCGGCGATCGCCTCCGCGTGGGCGAGACCACTTTGCACTTCCTGGTCGGATGA
- a CDS encoding FHA domain-containing protein: protein MITCERCGTQNLPGSRYCDECGAALWLAGRAADRANPQANGNEGSRNKEVSLTVARPANPPGSGMVPQHRAGAVAITGRNATLTIERGKSAGKQFPIGPEGSDIGRWDADGGVFPDVDLDTDDPEAKVSRRHARISCENGQYVIEDLGSTNGTFVNRGRRLKPSERHPVNDGDEIIVGKTFLRFHLAK from the coding sequence ATGATCACCTGCGAAAGATGCGGTACACAGAACCTGCCGGGGTCGCGATATTGCGATGAATGCGGGGCTGCGCTTTGGCTGGCCGGCCGTGCCGCCGATCGTGCAAATCCGCAGGCCAACGGCAACGAAGGTAGCCGCAACAAGGAAGTTTCCCTGACCGTCGCGCGCCCCGCAAATCCGCCGGGCTCCGGCATGGTTCCGCAGCACAGAGCGGGGGCGGTCGCCATTACCGGCCGGAACGCGACCCTCACGATCGAGCGCGGCAAGTCCGCCGGCAAACAATTTCCGATTGGTCCTGAAGGCTCTGACATCGGCCGTTGGGACGCCGACGGCGGCGTATTTCCCGACGTTGATTTGGACACAGATGATCCCGAAGCAAAAGTGTCACGCCGGCACGCGCGGATTTCCTGCGAGAACGGCCAGTACGTCATTGAGGATCTCGGATCTACCAATGGCACGTTTGTGAATCGGGGGCGCCGGCTCAAACCGAGTGAACGCCACCCGGTGAATGATGGCGACGAAATCATCGTGGGCAAGACGTTTCTCAGGTTTCATCTTGCCAAATGA
- a CDS encoding efflux RND transporter periplasmic adaptor subunit produces the protein MALSRKKKIIIAVSAVAVLGLVVIISVLATRTEQPEVTTVNVNVRPELRSTVTASGEVRPIRYIKLTSEVPGRILEIYVNPGDQVTKGQALVRVDPTQLQASQEAQWAATQASLNDVQNARQAVSAAQQGLVVAEAGVSQARQSASTSLIDLRAAERELKRATNLVEQNVMSRAEYDAARDRYDQAKAKVEAANIAVREAQERANSQKVAVREAQTGVKSSEMRANQQQAILRGSSSQREKATQFSPLTGVVADIPTRVGEFAVSQLSSTPLMTIADMSTINVEVNVDETEIANVEVGQEAKVKVDALGEKEMKGIVTQKNPLAIAKSDTQGGLSNRVNVQEAKEFKVTLEIRDLPDEERNKLRPGMSATATVTTKTKQNVVAVPLQAIVEKAPPTPAPGPTIASSAPPAAGEKPKELKGVYTIDKSNKVKFVEVTTGITGESDIEITGGLASGTEVVTGPSRILKTLKDGTVVKRQTRTPGANANGG, from the coding sequence ATGGCCCTCAGTAGAAAGAAAAAAATCATCATCGCGGTGTCTGCCGTTGCGGTGCTCGGCTTAGTCGTCATTATCAGCGTACTCGCGACCCGCACGGAACAACCCGAAGTCACCACCGTTAACGTCAACGTGCGACCGGAACTGCGCTCGACGGTGACGGCGTCAGGCGAAGTGCGTCCGATACGCTATATCAAGCTCACCAGTGAAGTGCCGGGCCGCATCCTCGAAATTTATGTGAATCCGGGCGACCAGGTGACGAAGGGTCAGGCGCTGGTGCGCGTCGATCCGACGCAGCTTCAGGCCAGCCAGGAAGCTCAATGGGCAGCGACACAGGCGTCACTCAACGATGTACAAAATGCACGTCAGGCAGTCAGTGCCGCGCAGCAGGGACTGGTGGTGGCGGAAGCGGGTGTCTCGCAGGCCAGACAGAGCGCCTCGACATCTCTCATCGACCTCCGGGCCGCGGAACGCGAGCTGAAGCGCGCCACGAACCTGGTCGAACAAAATGTAATGTCGCGCGCTGAGTACGACGCCGCGCGCGATCGTTACGATCAGGCAAAGGCGAAAGTTGAAGCCGCGAACATTGCCGTCCGAGAAGCTCAGGAGCGTGCTAATTCGCAGAAGGTAGCCGTAAGAGAAGCTCAGACGGGCGTGAAATCCAGCGAGATGCGCGCGAACCAGCAGCAGGCAATTCTCCGTGGCTCATCCAGCCAACGCGAAAAGGCGACTCAGTTTTCGCCGTTGACCGGAGTGGTGGCTGACATTCCGACGCGCGTCGGTGAATTCGCGGTGTCACAACTTTCTTCGACGCCGCTAATGACGATTGCCGATATGTCCACCATCAACGTTGAGGTCAACGTCGACGAAACCGAAATTGCGAACGTGGAAGTCGGTCAGGAAGCCAAGGTGAAGGTTGACGCGCTGGGCGAAAAGGAAATGAAAGGCATCGTCACGCAAAAGAACCCGCTGGCAATCGCGAAGTCCGATACGCAGGGCGGCCTTTCGAATCGCGTGAACGTGCAGGAAGCGAAGGAGTTCAAAGTCACGCTCGAGATTCGCGATCTTCCGGATGAAGAACGTAACAAGCTGCGTCCGGGCATGAGCGCCACGGCCACCGTCACCACCAAGACGAAGCAGAACGTGGTCGCAGTCCCGCTGCAGGCAATCGTCGAAAAGGCGCCGCCAACGCCTGCCCCGGGACCGACTATCGCGAGCAGCGCGCCACCGGCGGCGGGTGAAAAGCCGAAGGAACTGAAAGGCGTTTACACCATCGACAAGTCGAACAAGGTGAAGTTCGTGGAAGTGACCACCGGCATCACCGGCGAATCTGACATTGAGATCACCGGCGGGTTGGCATCAGGGACAGAGGTCGTCACGGGCCCCAGCCGTATTCTGAAAACTCTGAAAGACGGAACCGTGGTGAAGCGACAGACACGCACACCGGGCGCGAACGCGAACGGCGGCTAG
- a CDS encoding ABC transporter ATP-binding protein, which yields MSEAATIAGVPSATISAQPEPPSEVGKSTSLIAMRNIWKTYDMGAEKVHALHGVSFDVNRGEYLAITGPSGSGKSTLMNLIGCLDTPSQGEYWLNGKNVSEMDDDELARIRNQEVGFVFQTFNLLARATALHNVELPLIYGGIPGAKRKEMATHALGAVDLTDRMMHRPNELSGGQRQRVAIARALVNHPSILLADEPTGALDTKTSYEIMNLFEKLHEDGNTIILVTHEHDIAARAHRIISVRDGLIEKDEQVR from the coding sequence ATGAGTGAAGCAGCGACCATCGCAGGAGTGCCTTCAGCAACCATCTCGGCGCAGCCTGAACCGCCCTCCGAGGTCGGCAAAAGCACATCGCTGATCGCGATGCGTAACATCTGGAAGACCTACGACATGGGCGCAGAGAAGGTGCACGCGCTGCATGGCGTGTCCTTCGATGTTAACCGGGGCGAGTACCTCGCCATTACGGGCCCGTCAGGTTCAGGCAAGTCCACCCTGATGAACCTGATCGGATGTCTCGACACGCCATCACAGGGCGAGTACTGGTTGAACGGGAAGAACGTCTCTGAGATGGATGATGACGAACTGGCGCGGATTCGCAATCAGGAAGTCGGCTTCGTCTTTCAAACTTTTAACCTGCTGGCGCGGGCCACGGCTTTGCACAACGTCGAGCTGCCTTTGATTTACGGCGGCATTCCCGGCGCCAAGCGAAAAGAGATGGCGACGCACGCGCTGGGCGCCGTCGATCTCACCGACCGCATGATGCACCGCCCGAATGAACTGTCAGGGGGACAGCGTCAGCGTGTCGCCATCGCTCGTGCGCTTGTGAATCACCCGTCTATCCTGCTCGCTGACGAGCCGACCGGCGCGTTGGATACGAAGACGAGCTACGAAATCATGAACCTCTTCGAGAAGCTTCACGAAGACGGCAATACCATCATCCTCGTCACGCACGAACATGACATCGCCGCGCGCGCGCATCGCATCATCTCGGTTCGCGACGGCCTAATCGAAAAAGACGAGCAAGTTAGGTAG
- a CDS encoding ABC transporter permease, with protein sequence MPDRSEQSPERAATVFGKSLSVPARVRSFPIFRVAALWEAFLVAAASLRQNKLRTALTLVGIIVGVTAVISVVTIIKGLDQTVSQTFNSQGSTVFTISKRPQVITSREEFVRYNKRKPVTPDDANAIARLCTACWRTGVAVNSIKPAKRGNETFESMQVRGIEPVAMFDIDGVSIDAGRFWTEGEGAAGGDTCVVGSDVVTNLFPNESADRVLGQDIWVGGHRYIIIGVLQPLGKIFGISRDTRVYIPFATYKKRFGVDFSGAAYAPQGSLVVFVQTESPAQLEAAEDQVRAIMRNRRGKSFKDEDDGFALETQDVFLDLYSKATSNIYLVTIGVSAISLVVGGIVVMNIMLVSVTERTKEIGIRKAVGARRKDILTQFLIEAVTVTAIGGTMGVLTGFGAAWLIALLIGFPLLISIWSAVLGVSVSSIVGVVSGLWPAWRASRLDPIEALRAE encoded by the coding sequence ATGCCCGACCGCAGCGAACAATCCCCCGAACGCGCTGCAACGGTATTTGGTAAGTCACTGTCTGTCCCCGCTCGAGTCCGTTCGTTTCCCATTTTCCGCGTCGCCGCCCTCTGGGAAGCTTTCCTGGTTGCCGCTGCCAGTCTTCGTCAGAACAAGTTACGCACCGCATTGACCCTCGTCGGCATCATTGTCGGCGTCACCGCTGTCATCTCGGTCGTCACGATCATCAAAGGTCTCGATCAGACTGTCTCGCAGACATTCAATTCACAGGGCTCGACCGTCTTCACCATCTCCAAACGTCCCCAGGTCATTACCTCGCGCGAAGAGTTCGTCAGATACAACAAGCGCAAACCGGTCACCCCGGATGATGCGAATGCGATCGCGCGGCTCTGCACGGCGTGCTGGCGCACGGGCGTCGCGGTGAATTCGATTAAACCCGCCAAGCGTGGCAACGAAACTTTTGAATCCATGCAGGTTCGCGGGATCGAGCCGGTGGCGATGTTTGACATCGACGGCGTATCGATCGATGCCGGCCGATTTTGGACCGAAGGTGAAGGCGCCGCGGGCGGCGACACCTGCGTCGTCGGCTCAGACGTGGTGACGAATCTATTTCCAAACGAATCCGCCGATCGCGTACTCGGCCAGGACATCTGGGTTGGCGGCCATCGTTACATAATCATCGGGGTGCTCCAGCCGCTGGGAAAGATCTTTGGCATCTCGCGCGACACGCGCGTCTACATTCCGTTCGCGACATACAAGAAGCGCTTCGGGGTTGATTTCAGCGGCGCCGCATACGCGCCGCAGGGTTCGCTGGTTGTCTTTGTGCAAACCGAATCACCGGCGCAACTGGAAGCAGCCGAAGATCAAGTCCGCGCCATTATGCGTAATCGCCGCGGCAAGAGTTTCAAGGATGAGGACGATGGTTTCGCGCTCGAAACCCAGGATGTCTTTCTGGATCTTTATTCGAAAGCCACTTCGAATATTTATCTCGTGACGATTGGCGTATCGGCGATTTCGCTCGTGGTCGGCGGCATCGTCGTCATGAATATCATGCTGGTCTCCGTTACCGAGCGCACGAAAGAAATCGGCATTCGCAAAGCGGTGGGCGCGCGCCGAAAAGACATCCTGACGCAGTTTCTAATCGAGGCTGTGACTGTAACGGCGATCGGCGGGACGATGGGCGTGCTGACGGGATTCGGCGCGGCCTGGTTGATTGCCCTGCTGATCGGGTTTCCGCTTTTGATCAGCATCTGGTCGGCCGTGCTGGGCGTCAGCGTCTCGTCAATTGTGGGCGTGGTCAGCGGCCTGTGGCCGGCATGGCGGGCGTCGCGACTCGATCCGATTGAAGCGCTTCGCGCTGAATAA
- a CDS encoding ABC transporter permease produces MNIADVKESAWMALETVRANKLRSALTILGVSVGVVTVVFMVGIIQGLNKAFADQIESLGSNTIWATKFDPSIGHQPTQEEIHRKELTIEDADTIRNEATSVAGVAPFYRKVAETVQYRGNQSDTPILIGATPYHEYTVSSYVDRGRFISELDVDRRENVCVLGIDVVKALFEYEDPLDKEIKLAGHPFKVVGIMEPLGSILGQSRDNSVFIPITTFGKYYPEFDFPEIISAIIVRPVSRAHVKTAIDEMTDILRRRRGVKRGEPSNFGISSQDALLDVYNQLTGATYLVLTAISFVALMIGGIGVMNIMLVSVTERTKEIGLRKAVGATRLNILSQFLIEAVVLTAIGGLLGLLVGEVASILTNWYSPLPAYVPAWAIVIGIGISGGVGIVFGLWPAWKAARLDPIESLRYE; encoded by the coding sequence ATGAACATCGCCGACGTAAAAGAATCGGCCTGGATGGCCCTTGAGACGGTGCGCGCTAACAAGCTGCGCTCGGCGCTGACGATTCTCGGCGTCAGCGTGGGCGTCGTGACGGTCGTGTTCATGGTGGGAATCATTCAGGGGTTGAACAAAGCATTCGCCGATCAAATCGAGTCGCTCGGTTCCAACACTATCTGGGCGACGAAGTTCGACCCGAGCATTGGGCATCAACCAACGCAGGAAGAAATCCATCGCAAAGAGTTGACGATTGAAGATGCGGACACCATTCGCAACGAAGCAACCTCAGTCGCGGGCGTGGCGCCGTTTTATCGCAAAGTCGCAGAGACCGTTCAGTACCGTGGTAATCAGAGCGACACTCCGATCCTGATCGGCGCCACGCCTTATCACGAATACACCGTTTCAAGTTACGTCGATCGCGGCCGTTTCATCTCTGAACTCGACGTTGACCGGCGCGAGAATGTCTGCGTGCTGGGCATCGATGTCGTAAAGGCACTTTTCGAGTACGAAGATCCGCTCGACAAGGAAATAAAACTTGCCGGCCACCCATTCAAGGTCGTGGGCATCATGGAGCCGCTCGGCAGCATCCTCGGCCAATCGCGGGACAACTCAGTCTTTATTCCGATCACGACGTTTGGGAAGTACTATCCGGAGTTCGACTTCCCTGAAATCATCTCAGCCATTATTGTCCGGCCGGTTTCACGCGCGCACGTTAAGACCGCTATCGACGAGATGACCGACATCCTGCGCCGGCGCCGCGGCGTGAAGCGTGGGGAGCCCAGCAACTTCGGCATCTCCTCGCAAGACGCGCTGCTGGATGTTTATAACCAGCTCACTGGCGCAACGTATCTCGTGCTGACGGCGATTTCGTTTGTGGCGCTGATGATTGGCGGCATCGGCGTGATGAACATCATGCTGGTATCAGTCACTGAACGCACTAAGGAGATCGGATTGCGGAAGGCCGTCGGCGCCACGCGGCTGAACATCCTTTCGCAGTTCCTGATCGAAGCCGTCGTGCTGACGGCCATCGGCGGTTTGCTAGGGCTGCTGGTTGGCGAAGTGGCCAGCATTCTCACCAACTGGTACTCGCCGCTGCCGGCGTATGTGCCCGCGTGGGCGATCGTGATCGGCATAGGCATCTCGGGCGGCGTCGGCATCGTGTTCGGCCTGTGGCCCGCATGGAAAGCAGCGCGGCTGGATCCGATTGAATCGCTTCGCTATGAGTGA
- a CDS encoding ABC transporter permease, giving the protein MKLIEILKVAIAAIWAHKMRSALTLLGMIVGVTAFVTVVSLIQGFNVYIDEKIAGIGAKSFSVQRFNPFEDFKDTDTIAAAQRRNKELTLDDYNYLKEKATLIGKIGAKARGTPAEVKRGDQVLEDTFVSGATANTADIDNRNIEFGRFFADAEAEGGARVAYIGADIANKLFPAGNPIGGEIQIRGLPYRVVGVEAVKGTVFGIPQDGFIVIPLKAYQLDFGPLVRQRSLYFTATARSDEIFSDAVEEARFLMRARRHLQPKEKDNFGIVTPDAITGLRDRIFGTIFIVAMLVPGIALIVGAIVIMNIMLVSVTERTKEIGIRKALGARKADILKQFLFEAVTLATMGGAVGIFLAWVIGKLVTAAIFPTYLSLAAILGALAVSGGAGAVSGLFPAWKAARLDPIEALRADT; this is encoded by the coding sequence GTGAAGCTCATCGAAATCCTGAAAGTCGCGATCGCCGCGATTTGGGCGCACAAAATGCGTTCAGCGCTGACTTTGCTTGGCATGATTGTCGGTGTGACGGCGTTTGTCACAGTCGTTTCGCTGATTCAGGGTTTTAACGTCTATATCGACGAGAAGATTGCCGGCATCGGCGCAAAATCGTTTTCGGTCCAGCGCTTTAATCCGTTCGAAGATTTCAAAGACACCGACACGATCGCCGCCGCGCAACGTCGCAACAAAGAGCTGACGCTCGATGACTACAATTACCTGAAAGAGAAAGCGACGCTCATCGGCAAGATCGGCGCAAAGGCCCGCGGCACTCCCGCCGAAGTAAAACGCGGCGATCAGGTTCTGGAAGACACCTTTGTCAGTGGCGCCACTGCCAATACCGCTGACATCGACAATCGCAACATCGAGTTTGGCCGCTTCTTTGCAGACGCCGAAGCTGAAGGTGGCGCGCGCGTCGCTTACATCGGAGCGGACATCGCCAACAAGCTCTTCCCGGCCGGCAACCCGATCGGCGGCGAGATTCAAATTCGCGGCCTGCCTTATCGGGTCGTGGGCGTTGAAGCTGTGAAGGGCACGGTCTTCGGCATTCCGCAGGACGGCTTCATCGTCATTCCCTTGAAAGCGTATCAGCTGGACTTCGGGCCCCTGGTGCGGCAGCGCTCGTTGTATTTCACCGCGACTGCGCGGTCTGATGAAATTTTTAGTGATGCGGTTGAGGAAGCACGCTTTCTCATGCGTGCGCGCCGGCACCTGCAGCCGAAAGAGAAAGATAACTTTGGCATCGTCACACCCGACGCGATTACCGGCCTGCGCGACCGCATCTTCGGCACCATCTTTATCGTGGCGATGTTGGTTCCCGGCATTGCGCTGATCGTTGGTGCGATTGTGATCATGAACATCATGCTGGTGTCGGTCACCGAACGCACCAAGGAAATTGGCATCCGTAAGGCGCTCGGCGCGCGCAAGGCGGATATTCTCAAACAGTTCTTATTTGAAGCGGTGACGCTCGCGACGATGGGCGGCGCCGTGGGAATCTTTTTGGCGTGGGTGATCGGCAAACTAGTGACCGCGGCTATTTTTCCGACCTATCTTTCACTGGCCGCGATTCTCGGAGCCCTCGCGGTCTCGGGTGGCGCCGGCGCGGTCTCGGGACTGTTTCCCGCGTGGAAGGCTGCGCGGCTGGATCCGATTGAAGCGCTCCGTGCGGACACTTAA